The Thermosynechococcus sp. genome has a segment encoding these proteins:
- the ureA gene encoding urease subunit gamma, giving the protein MQLSPQEKDKLLIFMAALVAERRKARGLKLNYPEAVAYISAAILEGAREGRTVADLMNYGTTLLTRDEVMEGVPEMLTEVQVEATFPDGTKLVTVHTPIR; this is encoded by the coding sequence ATGCAACTATCCCCGCAAGAAAAAGACAAGCTCCTGATTTTTATGGCTGCTCTTGTGGCCGAACGTCGCAAAGCCCGGGGTCTCAAGCTCAATTATCCCGAAGCGGTGGCCTATATTTCTGCGGCCATCTTGGAAGGAGCGCGGGAGGGGCGCACGGTTGCCGATTTGATGAACTATGGCACCACGCTGCTCACCCGTGATGAGGTTATGGAGGGGGTGCCAGAAATGCTCACAGAGGTGCAAGTCGAGGCAACATTTCCCGATGGCACAAAGCTGGTGACAGTCCATACCCCCATTCGTTGA
- a CDS encoding 5-formyltetrahydrofolate cyclo-ligase yields MRKHYLEWRQHLSDREWQERSQRICQHLFDHPQFQRATTVLTYVPHRREPDLRSLWSLPKQWGLPRVVDQDLQWHCFDAKEDTLQQGPYGLWQPSPAAPPIDPACVDLCLIPAVACDRQGYRLGYGAGFFDRLFAHPEWQQVCRWGIVFEAAVVEELPHDPWDQPLQAICTESGLWEIS; encoded by the coding sequence TTGCGAAAACACTATCTTGAATGGCGGCAGCACCTGAGCGATCGCGAGTGGCAAGAGCGCAGTCAGCGCATTTGTCAGCACTTGTTTGATCATCCCCAGTTTCAACGGGCAACCACGGTGTTGACCTACGTGCCCCATCGCCGCGAGCCTGATTTGCGCTCCCTGTGGTCACTCCCGAAACAGTGGGGCTTACCTCGTGTGGTGGACCAGGATTTACAGTGGCATTGTTTTGATGCCAAAGAAGACACTCTCCAGCAAGGCCCCTATGGCCTCTGGCAACCGTCCCCCGCAGCTCCCCCTATTGATCCCGCTTGCGTTGATCTGTGTTTGATTCCTGCGGTTGCCTGCGATCGCCAGGGGTATCGCCTCGGCTACGGCGCGGGTTTTTTCGATCGCCTCTTTGCCCACCCTGAGTGGCAGCAGGTGTGCCGCTGGGGGATTGTCTTTGAGGCAGCGGTTGTAGAAGAATTGCCCCATGATCCGTGGGATCAGCCGCTGCAAGCGATTTGCACCGAATCAGGCCTCTGGGAAATCAGCTAA
- a CDS encoding CoB--CoM heterodisulfide reductase iron-sulfur subunit B family protein: MSALRYAYYPGCVAQGACRELDFSTRAIAPLLDIELVALKEASCCGSGTFKENSWLLEDTVNARNIALAEQLALPLLTHCSTCQGVIGHVDERLKTFQRDRPEYVAEINQVLTAQGCAPYQGTTEVKHLLWAIVGDVGLDRLRDRVRRPLTGLRCAAFYGCYLLRAQERLPFDHPLHPTSMEQVFEAVGATPVEYEGRTQCCGWPISSYATAASFAMAAQRLQSAIAKGADCIVTPCPLCHLNLDARQPEIAQQVGVSLNLPILHLPQLVGLALGLHPEELGLRKHVVSTQPVLAKLGL; this comes from the coding sequence ATGTCTGCTTTGCGCTATGCCTACTATCCCGGTTGTGTGGCTCAAGGTGCCTGTCGGGAATTAGATTTTTCAACGCGGGCGATCGCCCCCCTGTTGGATATAGAGCTTGTGGCACTGAAGGAAGCCAGTTGTTGTGGCTCAGGGACATTTAAGGAAAATTCGTGGCTGCTGGAAGATACCGTGAATGCCCGCAACATTGCCCTTGCAGAACAGTTGGCCTTGCCCCTGTTGACCCATTGCAGCACCTGTCAGGGGGTGATTGGCCATGTGGATGAGCGCCTCAAGACGTTTCAGCGCGATCGCCCGGAGTACGTGGCCGAAATTAATCAGGTTCTCACAGCCCAGGGTTGTGCTCCCTACCAAGGGACAACGGAGGTCAAGCATTTGCTCTGGGCCATTGTTGGCGATGTGGGTCTAGACCGGTTGCGCGATCGCGTCCGTCGTCCCCTCACAGGACTTCGCTGCGCTGCCTTTTATGGCTGTTACCTGCTGCGTGCCCAAGAGAGACTTCCCTTTGATCACCCGCTTCACCCCACTTCGATGGAGCAGGTATTTGAGGCGGTGGGAGCGACCCCTGTGGAATATGAGGGACGTACCCAGTGCTGTGGTTGGCCAATTTCTAGCTATGCCACGGCGGCCAGTTTTGCGATGGCAGCCCAACGACTGCAAAGCGCGATCGCCAAGGGTGCGGATTGCATTGTCACCCCCTGCCCCCTGTGTCACCTCAATCTCGATGCCCGTCAACCGGAGATTGCCCAGCAGGTGGGGGTTTCCCTCAATCTGCCGATTCTCCATTTGCCGCAACTGGTGGGTCTCGCCCTTGGCCTGCATCCTGAGGAACTCGGTTTGAGAAAACACGTCGTCTCGACGCAGCCAGTGTTGGCCAAGCTGGGTCTTTAG